The Scyliorhinus canicula chromosome 17, sScyCan1.1, whole genome shotgun sequence DNA window ATTGTAACCTGAATATCATtgaatggaaggaaaaagcaccattcacagtggggagaaaccataCACGTGTTGCAAGTGTAGACGAGGATTCAGCCAATCATCTGACGTGGCAGAACACAAATGCAAtggggagaaaccatggaaatgtgaggattgtgggaaaggattcaattacccatctgaCCTGGAAAGACATTGGCgcactcacaccggggagagaccgttcacgtgctctgaatgtgggaaggaattcacgcagttatccaacctgttgacacaccagcgaattcacactggggagagtccattcacctgctcccagtgtgggaagggattcactcatttcTGCTCCCTGCTGTCACACCAacaggttcacactggggagaggctgttcacctgctcagagtgtgggaaaggattcactacctcattccacctgctgagacatcagctaGTACATACTGAGGTGAGACCTTTTCAATGTCAAGACTGTGGAAAGTGCTTTAAAAGTTCAGAGAGTCTGATgttccatcaacgtgttcacactgatgagaaaccattcaggtgctctcactgtgggactgggttcagacgttCATCTGACCTCACTAAACATCGacgcactcacactggagagaaaccgTTCACTTGCTCTCTGTGTGGGAATAGCTTCAAGTGGTCATCTGACCTCACTAagcatcgacgcattcacacgggtgagagaccgttcacctgctccgagtgtgggaaaagatttactgattcatccaacctgc harbors:
- the LOC119951972 gene encoding gastrula zinc finger protein XlCGF8.2DB-like; this translates as MEGKSTIHSGEKPYTCCKCRRGFSQSSDVAEHKCNGEKPWKCEDCGKGFNYPSDLERHWRTHTGERPFTCSECGKEFTQLSNLLTHQRIHTGESPFTCSQCGKGFTHFCSLLSHQQVHTGERLFTCSECGKGFTTSFHLLRHQLVHTEVRPFQCQDCGKCFKSSESLMFHQRVHTDEKPFRCSHCGTGFRRSSDLTKHRRTHTGEKPFTCSLCGNSFKWSSDLTKHRRIHTGERPFTCSECGKRFTDSSNLRRHQRVHANERPFKCPDCRKCYKSSGNLMSHQCIHTNERLFRCSNYETGINGHLNSLHISAVTLRRDSSPAPRVGMDILIHQT